A genomic region of Chitinophagales bacterium contains the following coding sequences:
- a CDS encoding DUF547 domain-containing protein, protein MQLSASENDFFKTAGRFFDQYVIDNAVDYDRLKQDQSLLKTLLNNIENFDYQQKDRNEQKAFLINAYNILTISNVINHYPINSPLEISSFFDKKNFNVAGRKVSLDDLEKSWLMKDFFDPRLHFVLVCAAKGCPEIVDYAYLPSSIEQQLENRTRQVINDPGFLKINHSEQKVLFSELFNWYEKDFTQEYNSIEQYIMSYLEIEIPDNYKWMSYPYDWSLNTPAKNQGTDSVKKKNNLQLYTSSVLYSKGTFELRLLNNFYTQNTFFDENRTRIEDKRSTYLTSFFQFTAGLHPRINIGADFIFKSVRQVEDRSENPVKILRFGNNEIAQTQLAFAGPRIKFIPFKKLSNFSVQSTFYIPTAKDMEGSESGRPFLDYDKFFWWNQLFFDQRQGNYLNHFFGLDIIGRFGGKSQLENLVQSPLTYIISAFPTKRLTIYGLGQWFPTFSKDSEGKFGMSQYFIQIGVGTKVYVIENLELELSFNHFLKGRNAGAGEVVNLGVRYVIW, encoded by the coding sequence ATGCAGCTATCAGCCTCTGAAAATGATTTTTTCAAAACAGCAGGCCGTTTCTTTGACCAGTATGTGATCGATAATGCAGTGGACTATGATCGCTTAAAGCAAGATCAAAGCTTGCTCAAAACACTTTTAAACAACATTGAAAATTTTGACTACCAACAGAAAGACAGAAATGAGCAAAAAGCTTTTTTGATCAACGCTTACAACATACTGACCATAAGCAATGTAATCAATCATTACCCAATCAATTCACCGCTGGAGATAAGCAGTTTTTTCGACAAGAAAAATTTCAATGTAGCAGGCAGAAAAGTCAGTCTTGACGATTTGGAAAAGTCATGGCTGATGAAAGATTTTTTTGATCCACGCCTGCATTTTGTGCTGGTTTGTGCTGCAAAAGGCTGCCCTGAAATTGTTGATTACGCCTATCTCCCCTCTTCCATCGAGCAGCAGTTGGAAAACCGAACCCGACAGGTCATCAACGATCCCGGTTTTTTAAAGATAAACCACTCCGAACAAAAGGTCTTGTTTTCTGAGCTTTTCAATTGGTATGAAAAGGATTTCACCCAAGAATACAACTCCATAGAGCAATACATAATGAGTTACCTCGAAATTGAAATCCCCGATAATTACAAATGGATGAGCTATCCATACGACTGGTCGCTGAATACGCCTGCAAAAAACCAGGGAACAGATTCGGTAAAAAAAAAGAATAATCTGCAATTATACACCAGCTCAGTGCTGTACAGTAAGGGGACTTTCGAATTAAGACTGTTGAATAATTTCTACACGCAAAACACTTTCTTTGATGAAAACAGGACAAGAATAGAGGACAAGCGCTCCACTTACTTGACAAGTTTTTTCCAGTTTACTGCCGGATTGCACCCGCGCATCAATATTGGCGCAGATTTTATCTTTAAATCTGTACGGCAGGTAGAAGATCGCAGCGAAAACCCTGTGAAAATCCTGCGTTTTGGAAACAATGAAATAGCCCAAACCCAATTGGCATTTGCAGGGCCGAGAATTAAATTTATTCCCTTTAAAAAGCTCAGTAATTTTTCGGTGCAGAGCACCTTTTATATTCCAACTGCAAAGGATATGGAAGGCAGTGAATCGGGAAGACCCTTTTTGGATTACGACAAGTTTTTTTGGTGGAACCAGTTGTTTTTTGACCAAAGACAGGGCAACTACCTCAATCATTTTTTTGGACTGGACATCATTGGAAGGTTTGGTGGCAAAAGCCAACTCGAAAATCTGGTTCAATCGCCTTTAACCTATATCATCAGTGCTTTTCCCACAAAAAGACTGACCATTTACGGCCTAGGCCAGTGGTTTCCCACTTTTTCAAAAGACAGTGAGGGTAAATTCGGCATGTCGCAATATTTTATTCAAATCGGAGTGGGCACCAAAGTATATGTGATTGAAAATTTAGAACTCGAACTCTCTTTCAATCACTTTCTGAAAGGCAGAAATGCCGGTGCTGGAGAGGTGGTCAATCTGGGCGTGCGCTATGTGATTTGGTAA
- a CDS encoding sigma-70 family RNA polymerase sigma factor: protein MIKNTLSQSEKEVQFSSWVNDYSDAMYSWALHKTSDEMVAQDIVQETFLSAYKSLDKFRQDSKPKTWLFSILNNKIIDHYRRKIKYISTDNNKPSEKKAFDLTENLFDENGKWKAPESQAFIDDDIHLLDDDEFRKVMELCLDDLPENWRFAVNSKYLLEKDGKDICQELEITPSNYWQIIHRAKLMLKKCIDLNWFNK, encoded by the coding sequence ATGATTAAAAATACTTTAAGTCAATCCGAAAAGGAAGTTCAATTTTCCTCCTGGGTAAATGACTACAGTGACGCCATGTATTCCTGGGCTTTACACAAAACTTCAGATGAAATGGTGGCACAGGACATTGTTCAGGAAACATTTCTTTCGGCATATAAATCTCTGGACAAGTTTAGACAGGACAGCAAACCCAAAACCTGGCTTTTTTCCATTCTTAACAATAAAATCATAGACCATTACAGGAGAAAAATAAAATACATCAGCACAGATAACAATAAGCCATCTGAAAAAAAAGCCTTTGACCTGACCGAAAACCTATTTGATGAAAACGGTAAATGGAAAGCCCCGGAATCACAAGCTTTTATCGATGATGACATTCACCTTTTGGATGATGATGAATTCAGAAAAGTAATGGAGCTGTGCCTGGATGACCTGCCCGAAAACTGGCGCTTTGCCGTAAACTCAAAATACCTGCTTGAAAAAGACGGCAAAGACATCTGTCAGGAGCTGGAAATCACCCCGTCAAATTATTGGCAAATAATCCACAGGGCTAAGTTGATGCTCAAAAAATGTATTGACCTGAACTGGTTTAATAAATAA
- a CDS encoding DEAD/DEAH box helicase, whose translation MKFKDLKLNKQLLEAISYMNFVEATPVQEMAIPKILDGQDLIACAQTGTGKTAAFILPVLNYMAENNSKGNNALVIVPTRELALQIDQEIQGFAYFLGVSSIPIYGGGDGSNFDTQKRALSEGAGIIVATPGKLISHMNMGYTNFKDLNFLILDEADRMLDMGFYEDIQKIITYLPKKRQNLMFSATMPPKIRKLSKEILNDPAEINIAISKPAAGVLQAAYLAHDAQKIPLLNQLIADKPNYKSILIFSSTKKKVHDIQRALKNKDFKVESISSDLEQSEREDVLNRFRSKKTRVLVATDVISRGIDIKDINLVINFDVPDDAADYVHRVGRTARADTTGVALTLVNENDMYSFKQIEDLMEQEVMKLPLPPHIGEGPEWKVPKFKPRKKGFQKSGGKGKGRYKK comes from the coding sequence ATGAAATTCAAAGACCTTAAACTAAACAAACAATTACTCGAAGCCATTTCTTACATGAATTTTGTGGAAGCTACTCCAGTACAGGAAATGGCCATTCCGAAAATCCTTGACGGGCAAGACCTGATAGCCTGTGCACAGACCGGCACGGGAAAAACGGCAGCATTTATACTGCCGGTACTCAACTACATGGCCGAAAACAACAGCAAAGGCAACAATGCGCTGGTAATTGTCCCTACCCGTGAACTTGCATTACAGATTGATCAGGAAATTCAGGGTTTCGCCTATTTTCTGGGGGTATCTTCCATTCCTATTTATGGGGGTGGCGATGGAAGCAATTTTGACACACAAAAACGCGCCTTAAGTGAAGGGGCAGGAATTATTGTGGCCACACCCGGCAAATTGATCTCCCACATGAATATGGGCTATACGAATTTTAAAGACCTCAATTTCCTGATACTTGATGAAGCAGACCGCATGTTGGATATGGGGTTTTATGAGGATATTCAAAAGATCATCACCTATTTGCCAAAAAAACGGCAGAACCTGATGTTTAGCGCTACCATGCCACCCAAAATCAGGAAACTTTCAAAAGAAATATTGAATGATCCGGCAGAGATCAATATTGCCATCTCCAAGCCTGCTGCAGGGGTTTTGCAGGCCGCTTATCTTGCTCATGATGCCCAAAAAATCCCTTTGCTCAATCAATTGATTGCAGACAAGCCCAATTACAAAAGCATTTTGATTTTCAGCTCTACCAAGAAAAAAGTCCATGATATTCAACGGGCATTGAAAAACAAGGATTTTAAAGTAGAAAGTATTTCATCTGATCTGGAACAATCCGAAAGGGAAGATGTGCTGAACCGCTTTCGCTCCAAAAAAACAAGAGTACTGGTTGCTACAGATGTAATCAGCCGGGGGATTGACATCAAAGACATCAACCTGGTGATCAATTTTGATGTGCCCGATGATGCTGCCGATTATGTGCACCGCGTGGGCAGAACAGCAAGGGCAGATACTACAGGGGTGGCGCTTACACTGGTAAACGAAAACGATATGTACTCCTTCAAGCAAATAGAAGACCTGATGGAACAGGAAGTGATGAAACTGCCTCTGCCACCGCATATTGGCGAAGGTCCGGAATGGAAAGTGCCGAAATTCAAACCCCGAAAAAAAGGGTTTCAGAAATCAGGTGGAAAAGGGAAAGGCCGCTATAAAAAGTAA
- a CDS encoding bifunctional 3,4-dihydroxy-2-butanone-4-phosphate synthase/GTP cyclohydrolase II, with product MKNKLDSIESAVEDMKNGKLIIVVDDEDRENEGDFITAAENVTPEIINFMATHGRGLICAPIVESKAQELGLELMVGSNTSLHDTPFTVSIDLKGHGCSTGISASDRAKTVRALIDPNIHPSELSKPGHIFPLKARKGGVLRRAGHTEATIDLARLAGMDPVGVLVEIMNEDGTMARLPELFKIAERFDMKIISIEDLIKYRMEKERLIKKVVSDVDMPTKYGDFKVHGYRQLTTDDEHFALVKGTWEPGEPVLVRVHSSCLTGDLLGSLRCDCGDQLIAAIKAVEEEGKGVILYMNQEGRGIGLLNKLRAYKLQEEGMDTYEANEALGFKMDERDYGVGAQILRDLGVSKMRLLSNNPKKRTGIVGYGLEIVENISLEVVCNKHNERYLKTKRDKMGHEIMKDQ from the coding sequence ATGAAGAATAAATTAGACAGTATTGAATCGGCTGTAGAAGATATGAAAAATGGAAAACTCATTATTGTAGTAGATGATGAGGATAGGGAAAATGAAGGTGATTTTATCACTGCTGCGGAAAATGTAACTCCCGAAATAATCAATTTTATGGCTACACATGGTCGCGGCTTGATTTGCGCCCCTATTGTAGAGAGTAAAGCACAGGAATTGGGCCTCGAGCTAATGGTTGGAAGCAATACCAGTTTGCACGACACTCCATTTACCGTTTCCATTGATTTGAAAGGCCACGGTTGTTCCACAGGGATATCGGCTAGTGACAGGGCCAAGACCGTTCGGGCTTTGATCGATCCCAATATCCATCCCTCAGAACTATCAAAACCCGGACATATTTTTCCTTTAAAAGCAAGAAAAGGCGGTGTGTTGAGAAGGGCCGGCCATACAGAAGCCACCATAGATTTGGCCAGACTTGCAGGCATGGATCCCGTGGGTGTACTTGTGGAGATTATGAATGAAGATGGTACGATGGCAAGACTCCCGGAATTGTTTAAAATTGCCGAGCGCTTTGATATGAAGATCATTTCCATTGAAGATCTGATCAAATACAGGATGGAAAAAGAGCGGCTGATTAAAAAAGTAGTGTCGGATGTAGACATGCCCACCAAATATGGTGATTTTAAAGTACATGGATACAGACAATTGACCACCGATGACGAGCACTTTGCTTTGGTTAAAGGTACTTGGGAACCCGGTGAGCCGGTTTTGGTACGTGTGCACTCATCCTGCCTTACCGGGGATTTGTTGGGTTCTTTGCGCTGCGATTGCGGTGATCAGTTGATAGCAGCCATTAAAGCTGTAGAAGAAGAAGGAAAAGGTGTGATATTGTACATGAATCAGGAGGGGCGTGGAATTGGACTGCTGAACAAATTGCGTGCCTACAAATTGCAGGAAGAAGGAATGGATACCTATGAGGCCAATGAAGCACTTGGTTTTAAAATGGATGAACGTGACTACGGAGTTGGTGCACAGATTCTGAGAGACCTGGGGGTGAGCAAAATGCGCTTACTGAGCAACAATCCTAAAAAACGTACGGGTATCGTAGGTTACGGACTGGAAATAGTGGAAAATATTTCGCTTGAAGTGGTTTGTAACAAGCACAACGAGCGCTATCTTAAAACCAAAAGGGATAAGATGGGGCATGAGATTATGAAGGATCAGTGA
- a CDS encoding MFS transporter — MRLKPDFFKDNFHLLLFGFLFTFLSGFGQTFFISLFVPKLQAVFSLSDAEFSSLYALATLSSAFTLSWAGRFIDKLKLPIFSSRVMIGFVLSLLVFSQSYYVPVLFFALYGVRLFGQGMMSHTAMTSMVRFFEKNRGKAVSFAALGHPAGEAIFPIIIVSLMALFGWRISLICAAVVVAVAIPLSLYLLMRGKRFSKLKLFVASVQSKEDLKEAAILKILGKKSFWILAPSSFASGSIGTAFLFFQLKLGEVKGWDATFIAATFSSYAFGNAMSTIAAGWLADRFSGRVLFPFYLLPFGIGLICLFFFDAKWVYLALISGIGISNGFGNTVKNAAMAEMFGVKVIGSVRSLFTTAMVFSTAVGPVVFGVLLDFDISFEKIALGSFFFFALVSLNALRGVGLERSI; from the coding sequence ATGCGCCTCAAACCTGACTTTTTTAAAGACAATTTTCACCTGCTGCTGTTTGGGTTTTTGTTCACCTTTCTCTCAGGGTTTGGGCAGACATTTTTTATTTCCCTTTTTGTGCCAAAACTGCAAGCCGTTTTTTCGCTGTCAGATGCCGAGTTCAGCAGCCTGTATGCACTAGCCACACTGAGCAGCGCATTTACATTGAGTTGGGCGGGCCGATTTATTGATAAGTTAAAGCTGCCCATTTTCAGCAGCCGTGTGATGATTGGCTTTGTGCTTTCGCTTTTGGTTTTTTCACAATCTTATTATGTACCCGTACTTTTTTTCGCACTTTATGGCGTACGCCTTTTTGGCCAAGGGATGATGTCACATACTGCCATGACAAGTATGGTACGGTTTTTTGAAAAAAACAGGGGAAAGGCAGTAAGCTTTGCCGCATTGGGACACCCTGCTGGAGAGGCTATCTTTCCCATTATCATAGTTTCCCTTATGGCCCTATTTGGCTGGCGAATTTCCCTGATTTGCGCTGCTGTGGTAGTTGCAGTGGCTATTCCCCTTTCACTATATTTATTGATGCGGGGAAAAAGGTTTTCCAAATTAAAGCTGTTTGTAGCATCCGTTCAGAGCAAGGAAGATTTAAAGGAAGCGGCCATTTTAAAGATCTTGGGCAAAAAGTCCTTTTGGATATTGGCACCCAGTAGTTTTGCCTCGGGCAGCATCGGTACCGCTTTTTTGTTTTTTCAATTAAAACTTGGAGAAGTCAAAGGCTGGGACGCCACTTTTATTGCAGCCACATTTTCCTCCTATGCCTTTGGGAATGCCATGAGTACTATTGCTGCCGGTTGGCTGGCAGATCGATTTTCCGGGCGGGTGCTTTTTCCTTTTTATTTATTGCCATTCGGCATTGGATTGATATGCCTATTCTTTTTTGATGCAAAGTGGGTATATCTTGCGCTGATCAGCGGAATAGGCATTAGCAATGGCTTTGGCAATACCGTAAAAAATGCCGCTATGGCAGAAATGTTTGGCGTAAAGGTCATCGGTTCGGTTAGAAGCTTGTTTACCACGGCAATGGTATTTTCCACAGCCGTGGGTCCCGTGGTTTTTGGGGTTTTACTGGATTTTGACATCAGTTTTGAAAAAATAGCACTGGGATCTTTCTTCTTCTTCGCATTGGTGAGTTTGAATGCCTTGAGGGGTGTAGGGCTTGAGAGGAGTATCTAA
- a CDS encoding terpene cyclase/mutase family protein — METAQLKEERKTLPKDKSYYWNCWKLYSNKGRQYWKFELPNDLKGEIQNEQDWEKPQGRTFLKEISAAFSYDKSKNPNSSDLLLRRKAKAGEISHELINKAEQISDANKKVAFLAANKGFDFYRSLQMPDGNWAGDYGGPLFLLPGLVIVSYITQTPFSSPEKTLMIRYMLNHQNDDGGWGLHIEDRSTMFGTVLQYVALRLLGKAALDPAMKKARKWIQQHGGATEVPLWGKFYLSVLGVYEWEGNNTFYPEAWLLPESLPVHPSRYWNHARMVYMPMSYCYAVKLKAEPTAITKALKTELYTEKYSKIDWKSARDKICEEDLYKAPSKWLDFFNFFMNGYEKVHSKFLRKKTTDFLEKYIDAEDRHTNYINVGPVNQVLNSLCVWHIKGKESPEFKKHVQRWKDYLWVAEDGMKMNGYNGSQLWDTTFAAQALLECKLDSVFPETTQKIYSYLDQTQIQKNEPDYEQFFRDNGFGCWPFSTQSHDWPITDCTSEAMKSALLLEKSPALENMAEKINPERYKPAIDFLLKLQNDDGGWATYENIRGSKWLEKLNPSGIFADIMVEYSYVECTSATIQALKKYNHFFPNYRAEEIKKAIGNGREFILKKQRNNGSWYGSWAVCFTYGTWFGIEGLLAAGAKSYQAGFPDHEIQKACEFLVGIQKPDGSWGESAQSCVDKSYHEHKEGQVVNTAWALLALMAADYPEKTVTDKGIRFLIDKQEKSGDWSQQGISGVFNGNCMITYTAYRNVFPLWALGRYAHMK, encoded by the coding sequence ATGGAAACTGCGCAGCTTAAAGAAGAGAGGAAAACACTTCCCAAAGACAAAAGCTATTATTGGAATTGCTGGAAACTATATAGCAATAAAGGCAGGCAATACTGGAAATTTGAGCTGCCAAATGACCTCAAAGGCGAAATTCAAAATGAGCAGGATTGGGAAAAGCCACAAGGCCGGACATTTTTAAAAGAAATATCAGCAGCATTCAGCTATGATAAAAGCAAGAATCCCAATTCCTCCGATTTACTTTTAAGGCGAAAGGCAAAAGCAGGGGAGATCAGTCATGAGTTGATCAATAAAGCGGAACAGATCAGCGATGCCAATAAAAAAGTAGCCTTTCTGGCAGCAAACAAAGGCTTTGACTTTTACCGATCGCTTCAAATGCCCGATGGCAATTGGGCGGGCGATTATGGTGGGCCATTGTTTCTACTGCCCGGCCTGGTGATTGTGTCCTACATTACCCAAACACCTTTTTCTTCCCCTGAAAAAACACTCATGATCCGTTATATGCTGAACCACCAGAATGATGATGGGGGATGGGGGCTGCACATCGAAGACCGATCGACCATGTTTGGGACTGTTCTGCAATATGTCGCTTTGCGTTTGCTGGGAAAAGCAGCATTAGATCCCGCAATGAAAAAAGCGCGCAAGTGGATTCAGCAGCATGGTGGGGCAACTGAAGTGCCTTTGTGGGGCAAGTTCTACCTATCTGTTTTGGGCGTGTATGAATGGGAAGGCAACAATACTTTTTATCCCGAAGCCTGGCTTTTGCCCGAATCATTGCCGGTTCATCCGAGCCGGTACTGGAACCATGCACGGATGGTATATATGCCCATGTCTTATTGTTATGCAGTTAAATTAAAAGCTGAACCCACTGCCATTACCAAGGCATTGAAAACTGAATTGTACACGGAGAAATATTCGAAAATTGACTGGAAAAGCGCCAGGGATAAAATTTGCGAGGAAGACCTGTACAAAGCTCCATCAAAGTGGCTGGATTTTTTCAATTTCTTTATGAACGGCTATGAAAAAGTCCATTCTAAATTTTTGAGAAAGAAAACCACCGATTTTCTGGAAAAATACATTGATGCAGAAGACCGGCACACCAATTATATCAATGTAGGGCCGGTCAATCAAGTGCTGAATTCCCTTTGCGTTTGGCATATAAAAGGTAAAGAATCACCTGAATTTAAAAAACATGTGCAGCGATGGAAGGATTATTTGTGGGTTGCGGAAGATGGCATGAAGATGAACGGTTATAATGGCTCGCAGCTATGGGATACCACTTTTGCTGCACAGGCTTTGCTGGAATGCAAATTAGACAGTGTATTTCCTGAAACGACTCAGAAAATATACAGCTATCTGGATCAAACACAGATACAAAAAAACGAGCCCGATTACGAGCAGTTTTTCCGCGACAATGGCTTTGGTTGCTGGCCATTTTCAACACAATCGCATGACTGGCCGATTACGGATTGTACAAGTGAGGCCATGAAATCCGCATTGTTGTTGGAAAAAAGTCCTGCACTTGAGAATATGGCTGAAAAAATTAATCCTGAAAGGTATAAACCAGCGATAGACTTTCTGCTCAAATTGCAAAACGATGATGGTGGCTGGGCAACCTATGAAAACATCAGGGGTTCCAAATGGCTGGAAAAGCTCAATCCTTCGGGCATATTTGCAGATATTATGGTGGAATACAGTTATGTGGAATGCACTTCTGCTACAATTCAGGCATTGAAAAAATACAATCATTTTTTTCCAAATTACAGGGCTGAAGAAATCAAAAAAGCCATAGGGAATGGCCGGGAATTTATTTTGAAAAAGCAGCGCAACAATGGCTCCTGGTATGGCTCCTGGGCAGTATGTTTCACTTATGGTACCTGGTTTGGAATTGAGGGTTTGCTGGCAGCAGGAGCAAAATCTTATCAGGCAGGTTTTCCTGATCATGAAATTCAAAAAGCCTGTGAGTTTTTGGTAGGCATTCAAAAACCCGATGGAAGTTGGGGAGAATCTGCACAATCTTGTGTAGATAAGAGTTATCATGAACACAAAGAAGGACAGGTGGTAAATACAGCCTGGGCTTTATTGGCCTTAATGGCTGCTGATTATCCTGAAAAAACAGTGACTGACAAAGGCATTCGTTTTTTAATTGACAAGCAAGAAAAAAGCGGTGACTGGTCGCAACAGGGAATTTCCGGAGTGTTCAATGGCAATTGCATGATTACTTATACCGCCTATAGAAATGTGTTTCCGCTTTGGGCTTTGGGTCGGTATGCGCATATGAAATGA
- a CDS encoding acyl-CoA reductase, which translates to MQAEERIKQIIEWGECFLNENEGLENAMEKAWQENRWFIHEHQKQALKSIKEQMLSANKLEHWINHYNSDLMEKPAKNIALIMAGNIPLVGFHDLLAVLMSGNKAQVKLSSKDSALWKYLFAKMQENQPALHAQIEVVERLKDFDAVIATGGNNTSRYFEYYFGKYPHIIRKNRNSLAIISGNESDAELMALGNDVFGYFGLGCRNISHLLVPENYDFKQMLDVFESYKWVLDNNKYKNNFDYQLSIMLLNQIPFLQGDAILLKASDSIPSPIATLHYQFYKSREEAEQILKAEQNKIQCVVGENHLGFGTAQSPGLMDYADGVDTMKFLLDMKK; encoded by the coding sequence ATGCAGGCAGAAGAAAGAATTAAACAAATTATTGAATGGGGTGAATGTTTCCTCAATGAGAATGAAGGCCTTGAAAATGCTATGGAAAAAGCCTGGCAGGAGAATCGCTGGTTTATTCACGAACATCAAAAACAGGCACTCAAATCTATAAAAGAGCAAATGCTTTCAGCCAACAAACTTGAGCATTGGATTAATCACTACAACAGCGATTTGATGGAAAAACCCGCTAAAAATATAGCGCTGATAATGGCGGGAAATATTCCTCTGGTAGGTTTTCATGATTTACTGGCTGTTCTTATGAGCGGAAACAAGGCGCAGGTTAAACTGTCTTCAAAAGACAGTGCTTTATGGAAATACCTTTTTGCTAAAATGCAAGAAAACCAGCCTGCATTGCATGCGCAAATTGAAGTGGTTGAAAGGCTGAAAGATTTTGATGCTGTAATAGCCACGGGAGGCAACAATACTTCCCGCTATTTTGAATATTACTTTGGCAAATACCCACATATTATCCGTAAAAACAGAAACTCATTGGCAATAATCAGCGGCAATGAAAGCGATGCTGAACTGATGGCATTGGGAAATGATGTCTTTGGTTATTTCGGTCTGGGCTGCCGCAATATTTCACATTTGCTGGTGCCTGAAAATTACGATTTCAAACAAATGCTCGATGTCTTTGAAAGCTACAAATGGGTTTTGGACAACAATAAATACAAGAACAATTTCGACTATCAACTGAGCATAATGCTGCTCAATCAAATTCCTTTTTTACAAGGTGATGCTATATTGCTAAAAGCATCTGATTCTATTCCCTCTCCTATTGCTACTTTGCATTATCAGTTTTACAAATCAAGGGAAGAAGCTGAGCAGATTTTAAAGGCAGAGCAAAACAAAATACAGTGTGTGGTAGGTGAAAATCATTTGGGTTTTGGGACAGCTCAATCGCCCGGACTAATGGACTATGCCGATGGGGTGGATACAATGAAGTTTTTATTGGACATGAAAAAATGA
- a CDS encoding 4Fe-4S dicluster domain-containing protein translates to MAIIITDECINCGACEPECPNNAIYEGGIEWAFADGNTVEGAITLEDGREIDVNEKQEPVSEEIYYIVPDKCTECVGFHEEPQCAAVCPVDCCVPDPDREETEDQLLEKKENMHL, encoded by the coding sequence ATGGCTATAATTATAACAGATGAATGTATCAATTGTGGAGCTTGTGAGCCGGAATGCCCTAATAATGCGATCTACGAAGGCGGAATAGAATGGGCTTTTGCCGATGGAAATACGGTGGAGGGAGCGATCACTTTGGAAGATGGCCGCGAAATAGATGTAAATGAAAAGCAAGAACCTGTTTCTGAAGAAATCTATTATATAGTGCCCGATAAATGTACCGAATGTGTTGGATTTCACGAAGAACCCCAATGTGCTGCTGTTTGTCCTGTTGATTGCTGTGTGCCTGATCCCGATAGGGAAGAAACGGAAGATCAACTCTTAGAGAAAAAAGAGAACATGCATTTATAA